The Clostridium botulinum BKT015925 genome includes the window ACATACATATAAGAATATAATGTATAAATGGAGGTGAAAACAGCACTATGATTGAAATACAAAAGGAAAAAATATTAGATTTTAATGCTGATGTATATAAAAATCTTTTAGTGAATAATACTATATTTTTTGATATAGAAACTACGGGTTTTGATAAAGAAAAGGCTAGTGTTATACTTATATCTGGAGGATGGTTTGATGAAAATAATAAGTTTATAATTAAACAGTATTTTGCAGAATCCTTAGATGAAGAGGTACAATTACTAGAAAGTTTTAAGAAAGATGTTAGTAAATTTCATGCATGGTGTTCTTATAATGGAAGAGCTTTTGATGAGCCTTTTATAAAGAAGAGAATGGATATAAATAACATAGATTTTACACCACCACAGGATCATATAGACTTATATAGATTAATAAGACCATATTATAAACAACTAGGTATGGAGAGATGTAATTTAAAAAGTGTAGAGAAATATTTAGGAATAG containing:
- a CDS encoding ribonuclease H-like domain-containing protein; amino-acid sequence: MIEIQKEKILDFNADVYKNLLVNNTIFFDIETTGFDKEKASVILISGGWFDENNKFIIKQYFAESLDEEVQLLESFKKDVSKFHAWCSYNGRAFDEPFIKKRMDINNIDFTPPQDHIDLYRLIRPYYKQLGMERCNLKSVEKYLGIDRQDQIDGGMCVELYYEFLTNKDIRLREVIMLHNYEDVLNLPFIFKLTYDVKKDNNLKREDCITKRQLDYLRYLLRKNQITIKSDLKRMSKKAASRIIDSIIRGEIDISKFNDIINDSY